A window of Natator depressus isolate rNatDep1 chromosome 3, rNatDep2.hap1, whole genome shotgun sequence genomic DNA:
GTGTGTCCTGAGTACAAGGGGGAGGGCAGGATGTGTCATAGGAACCAGAACAGACAACTATCCCTCTCCTAACCCCCTTTGCTACTCACTTTGGCAGCATCTGGGCCATGTTTATGGTGATCTGAGAGCCCCAATCTCCCCCCTGTACATAGAACTCCTGGAAGCCCAGTCTCTGCATCAGCTTGTGAAATATCCGAGCAGCAGCCAGCGTATCAAAACCTGTGCATAAGGAGAAACCTATTATTAAACACCTGTTCTCCCCTCAGTGAGGAATCATTGATACCACAGGGGATGCAGGTCAGTGTTCTGTTGGGTATTGCCTAGTACTTGTCCTCTGGATCACAGTGAAAGGAGACTTGGGGATTGGAAGGTTTCCAATTACCTCTACATTCCAAATCTCCACACCCACCCCTAGAGCTTTGTGACCTCAGCCCCATAGACTTTCCCAATATCACTGCAAAAGACTAACTCTTCTCTGGCAGATGGAGCTGACCCATTATCACAAAGCAGTTAGCACACGGGTTAAAAGGCCAAGAAATGAGTGCATTGCAGTCATTTCAGTGTCCCATGGGGAAGACAAGCACTGAAAGCACCAGGAGCCTACAATGAAGCAGATACCAGCTGCCCTCATCCTAGTATGGAGAGGTCGGGTCCCAGACTGTAGACAGCTTGGATCATCCTTAAGAAGCACTGTAAGGGTGCAGGGTGCTTTCCCAGATACAACATAGGGCACAGACTCTCCTTCCCTCTTCACTTGTGCCTTCTCCACCTTGCAGTTCATCCAAATTAATCCTTCTCCCCATACCTGCACCCTCCTTGCTCaaatcccttcactggctcccaCTTAATCTCCGGCATCAAGTTCACATCCTTGCTCTTCCCATTTAAAGCTTTGCAGTCTCCAGTCCCACCCTCCTCATttccccttcttccactccctagtCTCTGCTCCCATTGCCTCCTTCACTCATCCTGCATCTTCTCCCAGGACACACTATGGGCCTGTAACAGCCTCCCAGTTAAGGTTCCCAGCGCCCTCCCTTATCTCCTCCAACAACCACTGGAAAACACCCTCCCCAATCCATGAAGTGACCTGGCTCTAATGACCACCCACCTCATATTGCCCCATGTTCTATTGCACCCCTATTCCTTTGGGAAAGGGATCTGTTAGGTATACATCACCCCATTGTACAGCATGGTGTTCAGCTATTGTGCGTCATACATCAGAAAGAGCTGGCACAGGAGAAGACTTGCTGGCTTGGGGGGGTCACAGACTAGGATACAGAGTCTTTCACCTCTAGGACCCTGGTTCCTTTCTGGTTCCAGGCTGGGGGGATTGGTGGGGGGGTCTCCGGGAAGTGGTAAATGGCCTATGGATCCTATTGTCTATGGGGCATTAGTTCCACTTCAGCCCAAGATTGGGGTGACTGGCTGTCTTGGGGTATGTGTGTAGAAAATGAGATATGGAGCCTTTTACCAAGGCAATAATTACCTGACTCACAGGAATAGGACACAAAGACTTTAACTTTCAGGGCATTTAGTGGATTGTGTGACTTGAGCTGTAAGTCTGAGTCCAGTTCCCACTGGACACATCAACAACACAAACATCATCATAaatgcccctcccctccagcccagcagaGACACCAAGGACTGACCGGTTTCTGGAGCATGAATTGCCCTCTCTTATTTAGGTGTGATCCCTAGAGGTCAGGTGAGGCAGGCTGAGAGAAGTCTGCCCTGGCCTTGCccctgctgtacctgttctgtggataccAGTatctagggcagaggtgggcaaactgcggcccacaggccacatccggtccctgagctcccagctggggaggctagtccccggcccctcccgcgctgttccccctcccctgcagcctcagtgcgCTGCCAACGCTCTGGCCTGCCGCTCCAGCTGGGCAGTGCAGGCGGCGTGGCTGGTTCTAGCCAGGTGGTGGGGCTGCGAGTTCCTTCCGCTCTGAGCGGCACGGTGAGGGGGCGGGCAGGACGGGggtttggataaggggcaaggggttctggggggcagtcaggggatggggaacagaggaggttggataggtgtgggaatccctgggggcctgtcaggggtcagggggtgtggataggggttggagcagtcaggggacaggcagcagtgggggctggatgggggtAGGGTCCCAGGGGGGCGGTTAGGGTCGGGGGGTctcgggagggggcagtcaggggacaaggaacagggggggttggatgggtcaggggttctgagaggggcggtcagggggtgggaagtgggagggggtgggggccaggccatttggggaggcacagccttccctacccagccctccatagagTTTCATAACggcgatgtggccctcgggccaaaaagtttgcccacccctgctctagggccaTCAATCCACCACCAGATTTGCTTTATTAAAAGAGCAGGTGGAGAACTCAACTCCCAGTGTTCAGAAATTAATCCATGGTTCCAGGGATGTCTCCCAGATGCTATTCCAGAAAGCACTGGGATTCTAATTAACTCCCTCCTGCCCATCACTCACCTTGTTGGTGAGGTGCCTCGGAGAAGCCATAGCCTGGGATGGATGGGCAGATAACCTCAAACACCACATCTTCGTTCAGGCCGTGTCCAGCTGGGTCAGTGAGCAGTGGGATGATCTTATAGAACTCATAGAAGGAGCCAGGCCAGCCATGCACCATCAACAAAGGCCTGGCTGCCTGACCCTTGGGGATGCCAGGGGGCTTCACATGGACAAAGTGGACTTCAATCCCTGCCACAAACCCAAGAGAAAAAAGTTAAGGCTCCAGTTGCTTCTCAGCGCCTGGCCTAGACCCTAAAGGAGAGACGGAAATTCCTAGCCAGTGTTCACGGCAGGGCCACACAGAAAACcacagcagagagaggaaggtgctcagctggagctgggagggggatGCCCTCTACCCCTTTGGATTTATGTTTGCTCCTTTGTGGATGAGGAATAACGCCACAGTGAGAGAGGCCCAGACCCCAGCAACTACGTCTCTTGGGAAAGGAGTCCTAAATTTGTCCTCCTGAAGCTGATTCCTGTGAGGTGGTGACCCTAGCAGACAATGGATGCCTTGGATACCTCTGCCTGCTTTACTATATCTCACTGCAATGCTGAGCTCTGCATGGAACAAGCAGCCTAGTCTTGGGTTCCAGAGAAACCTGCAAAGGAGGGCAGATGAGAGGAAGTGAAGTGGGGGATCTCAGAGAATTGTGGGAGCGCCAAGGATGGAGTGCTAGGGATGGGAAAGAAATGGAGGGGTGATTCATGAGTGAGGGGACAGGACAATGGGGCAGCTAGACAAAGGAAATAGAGGGAACTTGTTAGGAGCACCAGGGCCGCTAGGGGAGCAATAGGTGGGTGCTCCATGGAGGAAGAGGCGCCAGGACCTCTGGAGGAGGCAAAGGGAGCATTCAGGGGCAGCTGAGACTCACCTTCAATGGTTGTTTTGAAATGTGGATATTGGTTCACAATTTCCAGCTGCTTCTGCCAGTTGAACTGGTTCCTCCAATAAGCAACAACTCTCTGCAGGTAGGTGGAGTTGAAACCATACTGGAAGGCAACTCCCTCCAGTGGCGGTGTGTAGCGAGCCTGGTCCAGGCGCTGGTGCAGTTCCTGCAGAGGGAGAGTTCCCACACTGCTCCATCCCAGGCCAGGCTcacaggggctgctctcagtGCCCATTACCCGCTGGAGGAATTGTTCTAACAGGGGAGCCAAGGATAAAGTCTCCTACCTGCCCAGGGCCTTAAGAAGGCAGCTCTGCTTTCTATATCATTATCTGGGGCCCAAAGGGCACTGTTCAGGCAGTCACATGCCACACAGGACCTCCTGGATCAGGTACATGGTGAAAATATGTTTTGTATGTTATTGGTTAGAACCAGGAACTAGGGACAGAACTCCttggttctactcctggctctgcctctgacttgctatgtgaccttggtcaaatcacttcccttctctgtctcagtttccctgtctataTAGTGAGGTAATCCTACTGACATAATGCAGATTAGGGACTGGAGGCTGTTAATGACTGCAAAGGGCTTTGAGCTCCTTGGAGGAAAGGTGGGTAGAAGGGCCTGCTGCATGGAAGTGCCAGGTTCTAGTCTATCAGCATTCTCCTAGAGAGCCTAAAGCATCCCGCTTGGTGAAAGGAGCTATTTTGCCAACACCTGGGTTTAACCCTATCTTTTTACCATGGTGCTGGATTATGAGCCCTGGGAGCTGAAGGCATCTTTTTATTCGTAATATGGATCTGGCATGGAACCCCATACTGCCCCAGCAAATgtgcctcacccctgccctggagggacaGTGCTATTCAGGCCTTGAAGCCTGAGTAGAGACACCAAACAACAGAGATAACTGGTGCCAGATGCAGGGTGGTTTTGTGATCTGGCCACCCAACATGAGCAGCTCCTCAATCAACTCAAATAACAGCAGCTTTCAGTCACTACTGACAGGGACTGGAATGGAACTGGTGACCTAAAGGTGAAAGTCTTTATTGCTCAATCCTAGTTACCTGCCCTGCCCACTGCTAGTAAATTAGAATCTTAGTGGTAGGCATAGTCTGCACTTTCCCATAATAGTTCTGCCAGTGCCCCGCACCCTGACCTGCAGCCTCCCTGCTATTTCCAGCCCTGgattccccacacacagctcaaCTGAtgccctcaatcctgacctgcagccccttgcTATTCCTAAACCGATACAGACAGCTCTACCATTCAGTGCATCTCAGTCTCCACCAGCAGCTTCTGCTGTTCCAGGCGTAGGCCTCTCAGCAGAAACTGTCTTGACCTCTGTGGAGATTTTGATAAACTTCCCTTAGACTGGGGCTCAGAAAACTCGGTTATTTTGTGATCTAATTTGGACTAGAACTCAAGTGTGGAGGGATGGATAGCCAGTACATTGTCCCACAGTGCCAGACAGCTGTACTGGTGTATTCAAGTACAATGCTAAGGTCACTCGGACATCACCTTGAAGCAGTTAGATGGATCTGACTGGCTAACTCTACCTCTCACTCTGCTTTCTACTCCCCACCAGCTGCCCCTCCCTGGATACTTCTCCCAGTTCCCTATTTCTCAGTCAGTGATACCTGAATTTCCCTGTCAGAGGTTTCAATTTGGAAGGATCGTATTCTCTCATCTTCTTTCTCTCTTGGGGGCCTcttgcctgagccccaccatccatCTCCCATTTCTAGAGTCTTGATCTTCCGTCTAGACAGGAGCCAACAAACCAGGAGCCCTCCAGCTCCCAGAGCAGCAGGGGCCAGAATTACACTCCTCCAGGGATATTTAAAGGACCTAGGAAGACACAAGATGCTTGCATTCAGGAACAAAAGCTTCAAGACACTGAGACTGCACCAAGACCCGTATACATACATGGTGAGTTTGGGAGAGGAtaagcacccacaactcctatgaagtcaacaggagctatGAGTTCCCTCACCTCAGGAGATCAGGCCCTAGGTGTCCCTCCCAAGTTGGGGACACCCAGAATGAGTGACCAGCTCTGAAGATGTCAGCCTAAGAGCCTGGAAGCAGGTTAGAAACAGAACAACAATTTCAACAAGAGCTGAACAGAACTGCACCTGCTGGAGAGAAGGTTCTAGGCTTCCACAGAGCTCCCCCACCAGCTCTCCAACAGGCCATCAAGGTACCACACCTGCAACTAATGAAACATGGGTTGAGGAGCCTGGATCACCACCTGCCTGGACACTGGTCACAAGGCTACCCAGGCCCTCTCCTTGTGGTGACCAGCAATCCCATATTCTTAACAGCAGAAAAAATATCTGCACAGACTGGGGAACTGGCCACGGGGGACACTGGGAGGCCTAATGTTCAGATATACATTAGcactgcagtgggggaggggagcacacaTGTATATCTCAAGGTAGCCGAGTCAGCTCATCCAATAAAGAGCTGGATTTGTGTCACTGCCATGCATGGGAGtgtgatcacagaatcatagaagattagggttggaagagacctcaggaggtcatctagtccaatcccctgctcaaagcaggaccaacaccaactaaatcatctcagccaaggctttgtcaagccaggccttaaaaacctctaaggatggagattccaccacctccctaggtaacccattccagtgcttcaccaccctcctagagaaacaatgtttcctaatatccaaactagacctcccacactgcaacttgagaccattgctccttgttctgtcatccgccaccactgagaacagcctaattccatcctctttggaaccccccttcaggtagttgaatgctgctatcaaatcccccctcactcttctccagactaaataacctcagttcccgcagcctctcctcgtaagtcaggtgccccagccccctaatcatttttgttgccctccgctggactctctccaatttgtccacatcccttccatagtggggggaccaaaactgaacacagtactccgcgtgtggcctcaccagcgccgaatagtgatgggggaggggggtggagcttCCCAATGCACAGCAAGAGTGGACTCTGGGGCAAGGGAAGACAATGGCCTTCAACCTCTGGAAGGAACCGTCAGCACAGGAGCATTGAGACAATTTCCCCCAACTCCACTCTGCAGGGCCTTCCACATGGTTTCATCACAGGTTTGAGCATCCTCTAGGTCACCACTGGACCTGAGGCCTTGGTTTCTCCACAGAAGCAAAGATCTGCAGGGCTGTTGACGCTGGTAGACCAAGTGGCAGCTCTTGCCAAGGTtgtaggcattagctaagaactgacaagctcatagctggaaaccaaaccagttcacctgtatgttagttttgttcagaatatgtattagtcttataagaaggCATTTAGTATTTTGACTCTAttaaatgcttgtaagttgctgcatgcattaatctcacttgtaatgtctgtactCCATACTACAAGGTAAAATATAAGTTTGTTTTATAATTgcaaaaatgcctgctctgaacttgtgaactagACAGGTAAAGTGGCTCCCCCTGCCTATCCAGGAGGACTATCAAAATTAAGTGAGCTATTGtaagacaaaagctttgttgaTTACCCCATCCACCCATGGGCAAGTATGTACAGAAGGCCTCGTCCTATAGGTTTAgatgctggaagagggaaataaaattaGCTAACATGAAgaattttcatctctttgctaTTTGGACTctcaccagggctggagctaagaaacaaaaagcagagattcccagggtcaacctgggttaacCCCTAAAAAGAGATTCAATGCTGATAGATTATATCTGTCACCTTTTGAATCACAGATTGAAACTCATCGGTGTATATATGCTTGCTTGCTTTAgcctgtaaataactcatttctttttcccagtgaataaacctttagttagtttattacaggatttgCTACACgagttgtctttggtgagagatctaaggtacatattgatctggggtaagtgactggtctttgGGCTCTGGAAACAACcttaatattttgtgatttttgatgtaactgaccatttatcactaagtctagcttgcctgggtggcaagatagactggcgAGCCCAAGGGCATTGTCTATGACTCCAtagtaagactggtatagtgatctaGGAGTTCACATTGGTTACTccattggtgaaatctaattacagaacataccaccagtttggggtgtctacctggttttgacagtctgccctgaggttggccactccagacagcgtgacaagaGCCATCTCTGTCTGGTGTCCCCATTCCTTCCCCAGGGCTGTCACTCTCTAGGGCCCATACTCACCATGACACTGGCCCTATATCATGTTGCAAGATGGTGCTGTAAACTCAGGCTATCTAGGAAAGTGTCACGTAATCAGGGCAGGCACTAGCAAatatgaggtatcatttaaagCCATTCAGTCATCCCTCAGCTATGTAGTCTCCAAGCCTTGCTCCAGCTCTTCTGCCAGTTGTGGAAATAGTGACTGTGTCTAGACCTGGCATGGAGGAAGTTAGGAGGGTCAGGAAAGGAGATTTGTGGGACACAAAGAGTGTGAGGGGCTGCCCTGTGTCTAGCCAGGGCAGTGAAAAAGGGGGAGACAGCAGCATTtgctcccactccacccacaTGATTTGGAACAGAAGCAGCTCCTGCTgggctagggttgccacctctgaggtgcaAAAAAATGGGAGATCCTGCTGATCCTGAGCCAATAAAACTGGCCAGCTGGCAGTGTGTCCTGAGCACCCTAACAGATTTCCCcggacagctacctcaaaaaagggatgatcctgggaaaacctaGACAGGTGGCACCCTTATTTACTGGAGACCCCATGACTGAAACGGGGCAGCATTCTCTGAAACAGCCTCAGTCAAGTTGCTGAGCAGGAGGCTCCTGTCAGTTCTGCCTGCCAAGAGGGAGCAGGGCTCCTGAGAACAAAAAGCCTAAGCTGCCCCCTTCATGGTGCTTTCCGGGCACTGAGCAGTTTACGCAACAGGTAATCGAATCCCCGTGCACTTAAATCCCAGAGGTTTAACTGCCTGGAGGCCTGAAACACAGAGTATCATGGCAGGTTATGGCACCAATTTAGGGCTGAGCAGCTTTAACCCTGCTAATCCGCATCA
This region includes:
- the LOC141985178 gene encoding epoxide hydrolase 1-like encodes the protein MWQQILQSVRSFKYPWRSVILAPAALGAGGLLVCWLLSRRKIKTLEMGDGWWGSGKRPPREKEDERIRSFQIETSDREIQELHQRLDQARYTPPLEGVAFQYGFNSTYLQRVVAYWRNQFNWQKQLEIVNQYPHFKTTIEGIEVHFVHVKPPGIPKGQAARPLLMVHGWPGSFYEFYKIIPLLTDPAGHGLNEDVVFEVICPSIPGYGFSEAPHQQGFDTLAAARIFHKLMQRLGFQEFYVQGGDWGSQITINMAQMLPKSVKGLHLNFVITTSGGLGRLVSLLLGAYVPWLVGFTREDSRRLYPYLEKNVYELLRETGYLHIQATKPDTAGCGLNDSPVGLAAYILEKFSTWTDRSFRNMDNGGLERKFSLDDLLTNVMIYWVTSSIVPSMRFYKENLSKNLNTAPDARIGVYVPTGIAAFPQELAHSPRSWAQKLFKNIVVYSYMPRGGHFAAFEEPELLAQDIRQLVRKVEHL